AACACGACCATCACGATCAATGATTTTATCAATTTGCAGGTAGGCGATTTGCTGGTTCTGAATGAGAAGCCGAATCAAACTAACACCATTTATGTGAAGGAAAAACCGGTGTTCAAAGGCATCATCGGGCGGCGCGATAAAAACCGCGCTGTGCTCCTGACAAGCATACTTGAAGAGGACCTTAACAATGCAATACGATGAACTTAGCCAAAAATACCAGGCAGCGACCAAGGAGCTTCTGGATACACTGGGCGAGGCCGTTGGCCAAGTGCTCCAGGACAAGATCAACATCAAAGCCGATGATCCAACGGAGCTGTCTGCATCCGTAGAAATCAAGCACGAGTTTCCCATCCTGAAGTTGACCACGGGCAGCAAGACCGATGCTTCCTACGAGCACATTTTTCTGATGGACAAATCCCTGGCGGGGCTCATCTTCAGTTGGATGGCGGGCGGTGACCCGCCCGAAGAAGTTGGCTCCGAGGAACTGAATGCGGTCAAAGAGGTCGTCGCCCAAGTGTTGGGCCAACTCCAGGCCGCACTGGAAGGGGAGGAGTTTAGCTTCACCGCTGGCGAAGTCGAGCTGGAGGAGGTGGCTTCGCAGGATGATCTCAGTCTACCTGAGGCAGGCCTTTTGGCCACCTACAAGTTTACCCGTGGGAAAAAGAAAACGGGTTATACCGTGACCCACGGTTTGACAGGCGATTTGCCTGCCCAGGACGACGGCGAAGCCACATCTGAGGTGGTGGCTGACGAGGAGCCCTCCGAAGTCGCTGAGGATGCCCCCGCAGACTCCGTGGCGGCTGACGAGGAGACGTCGGAAGGCACAGAGGATGCCCCCGCAGACCCCGTGGTGGCTGACGAGGAGCCGTCGGAAGGCACAGAGGATGTCTCTAAAGACCTGGCGGCGGATGATGACGCCAGCGACGCTATTGCCGATGATAAGACTGCTGACCTGGCCCTCGAGACAGATGATCTTCCGGGCGGCGCAACGGACATGGATGCCCTGTTCGGGGATTCAGGTGCTGACACCGCAGGAGGCGGAATCGTGGAGATCAGCCAGGCCGATTTCGGTGACCTGGGTGAGTCCGCGGCTCCGGCTAATGGCCGTGGTCGCAAGATTGACATGTTGCTGGACGTCAAACTCGAAGTGACGGTGGAGCTGGGACGCAAGGATATGCTAGTGGAGGAGATTCTGCGGCTGGGGAAAGGTTCGGTTATCGAACTCGACAAACTGGCCGGTGAGCCCGTCGATGTGCTGGTGAATGGCAAGAAGCTGGCCGAGGGGGAAGTGGTCGTGGTGGAGGACCACTTTGGCGTGCGCTTGACCCACCTGCTGGAAACAAGGGAGCGCATCAAAAGCTTGGGCACTTAATGGCGCGATTCAAAGCCCGGCGAACTTCGAATCTGTATCTGATTGCCGCCTTGGTCCTGGTGGCCATTGTCGGGCTCCTATTACGGAATAGGTCCATTGGGGACAGTCTGACCCCCTCCCAGGGGGCTGCTACGGCACCTGCGCCCGAAGCGGAGGCAGTCGCCCCGCGTGTACCGCCCGCGGGCGGTGGCAGAATAGCTCAGCCGAGCATGACCGATCAGCAAGATTTGGCTGGCAGAGCCTGGAAGGTCGTGATCTACCTCGGCGTGATTCTGGCAACCATTCTGCTCGTTGCAAGGGGGATCAAGCGCTATGGAGGAGGACGATTTGCCGGCGCCACATCGTCAGAGATAAGCGTTCTGGGACGACACTATATCAGTCCCAAGCAGTCCCTCGCCATGGTTAAGGTACGGCAGAAGGAGCTCCTGCTGGGCATTACCGACCAGTCCATACATCTAATTTATGACTTCACACCCGAAGAGGAGGACAGGAATGGCACGGAGTTTGCCGAATCTTCAGCGGAAGTCTAAATATGACTCGACGTTGGTTACCGCTATCCATCCTGACCCTGATTATTCTGGGCGCCCCGCTGGTCGCTTACGGCCAATCCTCCGGCTTCCCGGCCATTAAACTATCGCTCGATTCCGCCGAAACTCCCGAACAGCTCAGCACCACCATTCAGATCGTGATTCTCATCACGATCCTCTCCCTCGCACCATCCATTCTGATCATGACCACGTCCTTCACACGGATCGTGGTGATTTTCCACTTCCTGCGCCAGGCCATCGGCACGCAGAACACACCCTCTAATCAGATTCTCATCAGCTTGGCGCTGTTTCTGACCTACTTTGTCATGACCCCCGTCATTAACGAGGTGAATACCACCGCGCTGCGTCCCTATCTGGACGATGAGATCGAACAGC
This DNA window, taken from Candidatus Neomarinimicrobiota bacterium, encodes the following:
- the fliN gene encoding flagellar motor switch protein FliN, which gives rise to MDALFGDSGADTAGGGIVEISQADFGDLGESAAPANGRGRKIDMLLDVKLEVTVELGRKDMLVEEILRLGKGSVIELDKLAGEPVDVLVNGKKLAEGEVVVVEDHFGVRLTHLLETRERIKSLGT
- the fliO gene encoding flagellar biosynthetic protein FliO translates to MTDQQDLAGRAWKVVIYLGVILATILLVARGIKRYGGGRFAGATSSEISVLGRHYISPKQSLAMVKVRQKELLLGITDQSIHLIYDFTPEEEDRNGTEFAESSAEV
- the fliP gene encoding flagellar type III secretion system pore protein FliP (The bacterial flagellar biogenesis protein FliP forms a type III secretion system (T3SS)-type pore required for flagellar assembly.), with amino-acid sequence MTRRWLPLSILTLIILGAPLVAYGQSSGFPAIKLSLDSAETPEQLSTTIQIVILITILSLAPSILIMTTSFTRIVVIFHFLRQAIGTQNTPSNQILISLALFLTYFVMTPVINEVNTTALRPYLDDEIEQQEALALATVPIKHFMIYHTREKDLALFAGYFQAQDAKSPEELSLFVVIPAFMINELRIAFQIGFMLYLPMLLIDMVVSAVLMSMGMMMLPPVMISMPFKVLLFVLVDGWYLVVESIIRGLQ